One Paenibacillus sp. FSL W8-0186 genomic window carries:
- the fabZ gene encoding 3-hydroxyacyl-ACP dehydratase FabZ, translating into MLDSKQIQEIIPHRPPFLLVDRIIEMEDGKRAVGIKNVTVNEPFFAGHFPEYPVMPGVLITEALAQVGAAAILNVESNRGKIGFLAGLDGFRFRGQVVPGDTLRLEVEIIRLKGSIGKGRAVASVEGKVVAEGEIMFALS; encoded by the coding sequence ATGTTAGATTCGAAGCAAATTCAAGAAATCATTCCACACCGTCCCCCATTTCTGCTGGTGGATCGGATTATAGAAATGGAGGATGGCAAGCGGGCTGTCGGCATCAAGAACGTCACGGTGAACGAGCCGTTTTTCGCGGGACATTTTCCGGAGTATCCGGTCATGCCGGGCGTGCTTATAACGGAGGCGCTTGCTCAGGTTGGGGCGGCAGCGATTCTGAATGTGGAGAGCAACCGCGGCAAGATCGGTTTTCTTGCCGGGCTTGACGGTTTCCGTTTTCGCGGTCAGGTCGTTCCGGGCGACACCTTGCGTCTTGAGGTAGAAATTATCCGGCTTAAAGGCTCCATCGGCAAAGGCCGGGCCGTAGCTTCGGTTGAAGGCAAGGTCGTAGCGGAAGGCGAGATCATGTTTGCGCTCTCCTAA
- a CDS encoding DNA-directed RNA polymerase subunit beta — translation MRQDKKPVKKRSGWIILLRIFLILLFLGLALFGGAVVGYVVLGKQDFSGVLEWSTWRHVFDLVFAP, via the coding sequence ATGAGGCAAGACAAGAAACCGGTTAAGAAACGTTCCGGCTGGATCATACTCCTGCGGATCTTTCTCATCCTTCTGTTCCTTGGCCTGGCATTGTTTGGAGGAGCAGTTGTAGGTTATGTCGTACTCGGCAAGCAGGATTTCAGCGGTGTCCTGGAATGGAGTACATGGAGACATGTGTTTGACTTAGTATTTGCTCCTTAA
- a CDS encoding flagellar hook-basal body protein, with product MNNSMISAMVSMNGIQQRLDMIADNMANVNTAGYKRKEAAFQDTLNSVMQQSSDFQLGGRATPLGLSMGFGSRMSELSVNFKQGTLKETGNMTDLAIEGNAMFQVLTLDGEVGFTRAGNFSVQPNPEDQAMGYLVTSLGHPVLDEEGELIEVPTGSKLHIDGAGNIIAVDGEVETEVGRIGLVTPLRPDALIQKDSSLFVLPPGVREGIIAATSDLPEEEQATIRQGVLENSNVDLANEMAEMLKVQRAYQLAARALTSSDTMMNLANNLRG from the coding sequence ATGAATAACTCAATGATCAGTGCCATGGTATCCATGAACGGAATTCAGCAGCGTCTCGACATGATTGCCGACAATATGGCTAACGTCAATACTGCCGGATATAAGAGGAAGGAAGCCGCTTTCCAAGATACGCTGAACAGCGTGATGCAGCAGTCTTCCGATTTCCAGCTCGGCGGACGTGCTACTCCGCTTGGATTGAGCATGGGCTTTGGCTCCCGCATGTCGGAACTGTCGGTGAACTTTAAACAGGGTACCCTGAAGGAGACCGGCAACATGACGGATCTGGCTATTGAGGGTAACGCGATGTTCCAGGTGCTGACCCTGGATGGAGAAGTCGGATTCACCAGAGCGGGAAATTTCTCTGTCCAGCCAAACCCTGAGGATCAGGCTATGGGATATCTTGTCACAAGCCTCGGGCACCCGGTGCTGGATGAAGAAGGCGAGCTGATCGAGGTTCCTACCGGCTCGAAGCTGCACATTGACGGGGCGGGGAACATTATCGCCGTGGACGGAGAAGTTGAAACAGAGGTCGGCCGCATCGGACTAGTGACTCCGCTGCGTCCCGATGCGCTGATCCAGAAGGACAGCAGTCTATTTGTACTCCCCCCGGGAGTGCGGGAAGGCATAATTGCCGCTACTTCCGATCTTCCTGAGGAAGAGCAGGCGACGATTCGGCAGGGTGTCCTTGAGAACTCCAATGTCGATTTGGCAAATGAAATGGCTGAAATGCTAAAGGTGCAACGAGCTTATCAGCTTGCTGCACGCGCGCTAACTTCCAGTGATACGATGATGAATTTGGCTAATAACTTGCGCGGATAG
- a CDS encoding flagellar hook-basal body protein has translation MLRGLYTAASGMITEQRRHDTVTQNIANINTPGYKQMNSVSRAFPEMLVSLVGDSTLGTRRIGKLNTGVFVEESLPSYMQGDLTETGKNSDFALISNINLDNPATGEPIPFDASGKYVTEDGEIIYRPAAFFSVMDTGGNVRYTRDGSFYVDPDGALRTMQGYQVLDSEGNAIVLGYDQPIESLQIDRQGNLQINGEAIEIQMGISVVTRPQALFRDGNGVYLVQDEEAAGIRALQEDDAVQVQQGYIEGSNVNLAQSMVDMMAAQRAYESNQKMIQFYDRSLEKAVNEIGRV, from the coding sequence ATGTTAAGAGGGCTCTACACCGCTGCTTCCGGTATGATCACGGAGCAAAGGCGCCATGATACGGTGACGCAGAATATAGCAAATATCAATACACCGGGTTATAAGCAGATGAACAGCGTATCGCGTGCTTTTCCCGAAATGCTTGTTTCGCTCGTAGGCGACAGTACGCTGGGCACACGGCGGATCGGGAAGCTGAATACCGGGGTTTTTGTGGAGGAGAGTCTGCCATCTTATATGCAGGGCGACTTGACGGAGACGGGGAAGAACTCGGATTTCGCCCTCATTTCTAATATAAATTTGGATAACCCTGCAACAGGGGAGCCTATTCCTTTTGACGCCTCGGGGAAATACGTGACTGAGGACGGCGAGATCATTTATCGCCCGGCGGCATTTTTTTCCGTCATGGACACAGGCGGCAATGTTCGTTATACTCGTGACGGAAGTTTTTATGTTGATCCTGACGGCGCGCTGCGTACGATGCAAGGTTACCAGGTGCTTGATTCAGAAGGAAATGCGATTGTTCTCGGCTACGATCAGCCGATCGAGTCACTGCAGATCGACCGCCAGGGCAACCTGCAAATCAATGGCGAGGCGATTGAAATTCAGATGGGCATTTCGGTGGTTACCCGGCCGCAGGCGCTATTTCGCGATGGAAACGGCGTGTACCTCGTTCAGGACGAGGAGGCGGCAGGAATCCGTGCGCTTCAGGAAGACGACGCGGTACAGGTGCAGCAAGGCTACATAGAAGGCTCCAACGTTAACCTTGCCCAGTCGATGGTCGATATGATGGCAGCGCAGCGGGCGTATGAATCCAATCAGAAAATGATTCAATTTTACGATAGAAGTCTGGAAAAAGCGGTTAATGAAATCGGCCGTGTATAA
- a CDS encoding rod shape-determining protein yields MMGKDIGIDLGTANVLIHVKGKGVVLDEPSVVAIESDTKRVLAVGEDARRMVGRTPGNIVAIRPLRDGVIADFEITETMLKHFINRVGGKSWYSHPRVLICAPTNITSVEQKSIREAAEHSGARDVFLEEEPKAAAIGAGMDIYEPSGNMVVDIGGGTTDVAVLSMGDIVTASSIKIAGDTFDTAIIKYIKSKYKLLIGERTAEDIKIAIGTVHPSGALAELDIRGRDMVSGLPLTVTITSKEVQEALSDPVASIVAAAKSVLERTPPELSADIIDRGVILTGGGALLNGLDELLSEELRVPVLIAEDPMHCVVKGTGMMLDNLDKVIKKKF; encoded by the coding sequence ATAATGGGCAAGGATATCGGTATTGACTTAGGTACAGCAAATGTATTGATTCATGTGAAAGGAAAAGGGGTTGTTCTCGACGAACCGTCCGTCGTAGCGATAGAAAGCGACACGAAGCGGGTGCTTGCCGTCGGCGAGGATGCAAGACGCATGGTAGGGCGCACGCCGGGAAATATCGTTGCGATCCGTCCGCTAAGAGACGGCGTCATTGCTGATTTTGAAATTACGGAAACGATGCTGAAGCATTTTATTAACCGGGTCGGGGGCAAAAGTTGGTACAGCCACCCCCGTGTTCTTATTTGTGCGCCAACGAATATTACGTCTGTAGAGCAAAAGTCGATTCGCGAAGCTGCTGAGCATAGCGGCGCCAGAGATGTATTTCTGGAGGAAGAGCCGAAGGCGGCAGCCATCGGCGCCGGCATGGACATATATGAGCCGAGCGGTAACATGGTGGTCGATATCGGCGGAGGGACGACGGATGTGGCGGTGCTCTCGATGGGGGACATCGTCACGGCTTCGTCGATCAAAATCGCTGGGGATACTTTTGATACCGCCATCATTAAATATATTAAATCGAAGTACAAGCTGCTGATTGGAGAACGGACGGCAGAGGACATCAAAATTGCTATCGGTACGGTTCATCCGTCAGGAGCGCTGGCCGAGCTGGACATCCGCGGAAGGGATATGGTATCGGGTCTGCCGCTTACGGTCACGATCACCTCGAAGGAGGTGCAGGAGGCTTTGTCGGATCCTGTCGCATCAATCGTTGCTGCAGCAAAATCGGTATTGGAACGGACACCGCCCGAGCTGTCTGCGGATATTATCGACCGGGGTGTCATTCTGACTGGCGGAGGCGCTCTATTGAACGGATTGGACGAGCTGTTGTCCGAGGAACTCCGTGTGCCGGTGCTCATTGCGGAGGATCCGATGCATTGCGTCGTCAAAGGCACGGGCATGATGCTTGATAATTTGGATAAAGTTATTAAGAAAAAATTCTGA
- the spoIIID gene encoding sporulation transcriptional regulator SpoIIID, with amino-acid sequence MHDYIKERTIKIGRCIVETRHTVRTIAKEFGVSKSTVHKDLTERLPEINPDLADQVKHILEYHKSIRHLRGGEATKIKYKKKGQTKREAIGSVK; translated from the coding sequence GTGCACGACTACATCAAAGAACGAACGATTAAAATAGGACGCTGCATCGTGGAGACTCGGCACACGGTTCGGACGATTGCCAAGGAATTCGGCGTATCCAAGAGTACGGTGCATAAAGATTTGACCGAGCGTCTTCCGGAAATCAATCCGGATTTGGCAGACCAGGTGAAGCACATTCTCGAATATCATAAGTCGATCCGCCATCTCCGTGGAGGAGAGGCGACCAAGATCAAGTATAAAAAGAAAGGGCAGACGAAACGCGAAGCCATCGGATCGGTAAAATAA
- a CDS encoding M23 family metallopeptidase produces MNEQKPKNQPHEESPKNIMGEPEAPVSAWKKVLSKRWVYPAAYVAAAAIILTLVWVYQDAGRKPMESTPASVTDTVQLPDDELMRDNVSDKTDTSKTAITEDLIWPVANVSEVSIVKPFYEKEGSAEDHQAAMVEYKDTFTPNTGIDLAREDDKPFEVKAALAGKVTRVEEHPLLGYVVEITHANNLKTVYESLTDIKVKQGAEVKQGDVLANAGRNEMEKDLGNHLHFAVYENGELLNPVSVLPKN; encoded by the coding sequence ATGAATGAACAAAAACCAAAAAATCAACCCCATGAGGAATCTCCCAAAAATATAATGGGCGAGCCGGAAGCTCCGGTATCCGCATGGAAAAAAGTATTGTCCAAGAGATGGGTGTACCCGGCAGCATATGTGGCGGCAGCGGCAATTATACTAACCTTAGTGTGGGTCTATCAGGATGCAGGCCGCAAGCCTATGGAATCGACCCCCGCCAGCGTAACCGACACCGTCCAGCTCCCCGATGACGAATTGATGCGAGACAACGTTTCTGACAAAACGGATACTTCAAAAACAGCAATCACGGAGGATTTGATCTGGCCCGTGGCCAACGTTTCCGAAGTGTCGATCGTAAAGCCTTTCTATGAGAAGGAAGGCTCAGCGGAGGATCATCAAGCGGCGATGGTCGAGTATAAGGATACTTTTACACCGAATACCGGCATCGATTTGGCTCGCGAGGATGACAAGCCATTTGAGGTCAAGGCCGCACTTGCCGGCAAAGTAACGCGGGTTGAAGAGCATCCTCTGCTCGGCTATGTTGTGGAAATTACTCATGCAAACAACCTGAAGACCGTATACGAGAGCCTGACTGACATTAAGGTAAAGCAGGGGGCAGAGGTGAAGCAGGGCGATGTCCTTGCTAATGCCGGCCGCAATGAAATGGAGAAGGATCTTGGCAACCACTTGCATTTCGCAGTATATGAAAACGGCGAATTGCTCAACCCGGTTAGTGTGCTTCCCAAAAATTAA
- the spoIID gene encoding stage II sporulation protein D, protein MSTDSNQEHLVINLSARKNKREQGSASIGSRLESGWRERAAAGQEQPRTAAGCDAAVAVRKGAKQATLGTESALRVKDGAHIAEAGFAPGHSRGSDKSHVGSISHYEANDTHYNVQSRIASTDSERAGRFVKSEQRGVAAVSGQRSAANSTAGSKAGIASKGLDGRAAPSSGGSWAPLRAAGSAPGRGAGAALPGVHGSAAHQLLGAASLPAPGGNAPAPVHAPPQPQARRAPRPAAARALRAVRVRVPAGTRAYRSFRHSGRNSAKLGAALASLAAAAVLLAALVGSRSGAGPAAAPPPSAAGQPAAADPASTAGSGRAVAVPPAVRLPAAPAASELPPVSVYLTKTGGIETLPLEQYVTGVLAAEMPADFELEALKAQAIAARTFIVRRLAEGDRSGVPVSGADVVDSVGHQAYLSSKELDKWIELGKSDQLAKLRRAVEQTKGIIMTYQGKPITATFFSASGGYTENSEEYWSLKLPYLRSVPSPWDKSVNPSFKETVTIPLSELFNKLGLKDSALPAASPADQAAAPALFQIKSYTAGHNVKTMFINGQSFTGRELRERLGLRSAQFAMTLDGDDVKITTYGNGHGVGMSQWGAQGMAKQGYTTTQILKHYYTGISFAQASEWLEH, encoded by the coding sequence TTGAGTACGGATTCTAATCAGGAACATTTGGTCATCAATCTATCGGCTCGTAAAAATAAAAGAGAACAAGGCAGTGCGTCGATCGGGAGCCGTCTGGAAAGCGGCTGGCGGGAAAGAGCGGCCGCAGGGCAAGAACAGCCTAGGACGGCTGCAGGCTGTGATGCAGCCGTGGCGGTACGGAAGGGTGCGAAGCAGGCAACGCTGGGAACGGAGTCCGCACTGCGTGTAAAAGACGGTGCGCATATAGCTGAAGCGGGGTTTGCACCGGGACATAGCAGAGGATCGGATAAATCGCATGTGGGATCAATATCGCACTATGAGGCAAACGATACGCACTACAATGTACAAAGTAGAATAGCCAGCACTGACAGCGAAAGGGCTGGCAGGTTTGTAAAGAGTGAACAACGCGGTGTGGCGGCTGTCAGCGGGCAGCGCAGTGCGGCGAACAGTACCGCGGGAAGCAAAGCAGGCATCGCATCTAAAGGGCTGGATGGGCGAGCTGCACCGTCAAGCGGGGGCAGCTGGGCGCCGCTAAGGGCGGCGGGCAGTGCGCCAGGCCGCGGGGCGGGCGCTGCGTTGCCTGGCGTGCACGGCAGTGCGGCGCACCAGCTGCTCGGAGCAGCATCGCTGCCTGCACCCGGCGGTAACGCGCCAGCTCCGGTGCACGCCCCGCCGCAGCCGCAGGCGCGCCGCGCCCCGCGCCCGGCAGCGGCGCGTGCGCTGCGCGCCGTCCGCGTGCGCGTCCCTGCGGGCACGCGCGCGTACCGTTCCTTCCGCCATAGCGGAAGGAACAGCGCCAAGCTCGGCGCTGCGCTGGCCTCGCTGGCCGCGGCGGCCGTACTGCTGGCGGCCCTTGTTGGCAGCCGCAGCGGCGCCGGGCCCGCGGCAGCACCGCCGCCAAGCGCTGCCGGGCAGCCCGCCGCGGCTGATCCGGCCAGCACGGCTGGATCCGGCCGTGCTGTGGCGGTGCCGCCCGCGGTCCGGCTCCCGGCTGCGCCAGCCGCTAGCGAGCTGCCCCCGGTCAGCGTCTACCTGACGAAGACCGGGGGCATTGAGACGCTGCCGCTCGAGCAGTACGTGACCGGCGTGCTTGCAGCGGAAATGCCGGCGGACTTCGAGCTCGAAGCGCTGAAGGCACAGGCGATCGCCGCACGGACGTTTATCGTCCGCCGCCTGGCGGAAGGGGATCGCAGCGGAGTTCCCGTGTCAGGAGCAGACGTCGTTGATTCGGTCGGTCATCAGGCCTATCTGTCCAGCAAAGAGCTGGACAAGTGGATCGAGCTCGGCAAGAGCGACCAGCTGGCCAAGCTGCGCCGGGCGGTAGAGCAAACGAAGGGGATCATCATGACCTATCAGGGCAAGCCGATAACCGCTACCTTTTTCTCTGCCAGCGGCGGGTATACCGAAAATTCTGAGGAATATTGGTCCCTAAAGCTGCCTTATCTGCGCAGCGTGCCCAGCCCGTGGGATAAAAGCGTCAATCCGTCTTTTAAGGAGACGGTAACCATTCCGCTGAGCGAGTTGTTCAATAAGCTTGGACTTAAGGATTCTGCCCTGCCTGCGGCTTCCCCAGCTGACCAAGCAGCGGCGCCGGCGCTTTTTCAAATTAAATCCTATACGGCAGGGCATAATGTCAAAACGATGTTCATCAACGGACAGTCCTTCACTGGACGTGAGCTGCGGGAGAGGCTAGGACTGCGCTCCGCCCAGTTTGCAATGACTTTGGACGGAGACGATGTCAAGATTACAACGTACGGCAACGGACACGGCGTCGGCATGAGTCAATGGGGAGCCCAGGGGATGGCGAAGCAGGGATACACAACGACGCAAATTCTCAAACACTATTACACCGGTATATCATTTGCGCAGGCATCTGAATGGCTGGAACACTAA
- the murA gene encoding UDP-N-acetylglucosamine 1-carboxyvinyltransferase — translation MSKFIVRGGNILSGNVKVSGAKNSVLPIIAASLLGEEGVSVIRDAPPLDDVMTIIKVLESLGATVTYDREVVTVNAQKIANCEAPYEWVRKMRASFLVMGPLLTRTGYTRISLPGGCAIGTRPIDQHLKGFEAMGAEINLGQGFIEAKSNGRLRGAKIYLDVASVGATENIMMAATLAEGTTVIENAAKEPEIVDLANYLNGMGAIVRGAGTGVIRIEGVEKLRGVEHTVIPDRIEAGTFMIAAATTGGNVFVEGAIADHLGPVIAKLEEMGANVEVHENGVRVIADKPLKAVDVKTLPYPGFPTDMQSQMMALLLVSEGTSVVTETVFENRFMHVEQFALMNAEIKVEGRTSIITGGAKLSGAKVCATDLRAGAALIIAGLVADGTTEVSGTHHIDRGYVNLAEKLSGLGADIWRITVDEKESAAQSERVPVNKKDELPMLKVQPTWA, via the coding sequence ATGAGCAAATTTATCGTCCGCGGCGGCAATATTTTGTCCGGGAACGTTAAAGTTAGCGGAGCTAAAAATTCTGTGCTGCCGATCATCGCAGCATCGCTACTGGGGGAGGAAGGCGTAAGCGTAATTCGTGATGCCCCGCCGCTAGATGATGTGATGACCATTATCAAAGTTTTGGAATCGCTCGGAGCGACAGTTACATATGATCGTGAAGTAGTCACGGTCAATGCGCAAAAGATCGCGAATTGTGAAGCGCCGTACGAATGGGTACGGAAAATGCGGGCATCTTTTCTTGTTATGGGACCTTTGTTGACTCGCACGGGTTATACGCGAATTTCTCTTCCTGGAGGCTGCGCGATCGGTACGAGACCCATTGATCAGCATTTAAAAGGCTTTGAAGCGATGGGTGCTGAGATCAATCTAGGGCAGGGCTTTATCGAAGCTAAATCGAACGGACGCCTGCGCGGGGCGAAAATTTACCTGGACGTAGCCAGCGTTGGGGCAACGGAGAATATTATGATGGCGGCTACTCTGGCGGAAGGAACGACGGTTATCGAGAATGCGGCGAAGGAGCCGGAAATCGTTGATCTTGCCAACTACTTGAACGGAATGGGCGCGATCGTCCGCGGTGCAGGAACGGGCGTCATTCGCATTGAAGGCGTGGAGAAGCTGCGCGGTGTAGAGCATACGGTCATTCCTGACCGCATTGAAGCAGGTACCTTTATGATTGCTGCCGCTACGACAGGCGGAAACGTGTTTGTCGAGGGCGCGATTGCGGATCATCTGGGTCCCGTCATTGCCAAACTTGAGGAAATGGGCGCGAACGTTGAAGTACACGAGAATGGTGTGCGGGTTATAGCGGATAAGCCGCTTAAGGCTGTGGACGTTAAAACGCTGCCTTACCCGGGCTTTCCAACCGACATGCAGTCGCAAATGATGGCGCTATTGCTTGTGTCCGAAGGAACAAGTGTGGTGACGGAAACCGTGTTTGAGAATCGTTTCATGCACGTAGAGCAATTTGCGCTGATGAATGCAGAAATTAAAGTGGAAGGACGTACTTCCATCATCACAGGCGGTGCCAAGCTGAGCGGAGCCAAAGTATGCGCTACGGATTTGCGCGCCGGGGCCGCACTCATTATTGCCGGGCTCGTCGCTGATGGTACCACGGAAGTAAGCGGCACACATCATATTGACCGCGGCTATGTTAATTTGGCCGAGAAGCTTTCGGGCCTAGGGGCAGATATCTGGCGGATCACTGTTGACGAGAAAGAATCCGCTGCTCAAAGCGAACGGGTTCCTGTCAATAAGAAGGATGAGCTCCCGATGCTTAAAGTACAACCGACCTGGGCATGA
- a CDS encoding DUF1146 family protein: MNPMDSVPTSVGMNGLTAILISLACIVLSWWALQNLKLDLFIRHPKGPQGKLLHLLLAIVLGRFVAAFILEYLGYTQMLRYMF, encoded by the coding sequence ATGAATCCCATGGATTCAGTGCCGACTTCGGTTGGCATGAATGGCTTGACGGCCATTTTAATATCGCTGGCTTGTATTGTCCTGTCCTGGTGGGCGCTGCAAAATCTCAAGCTGGATTTATTCATCCGGCATCCGAAGGGGCCGCAAGGCAAGCTGCTCCATCTGCTTTTGGCCATCGTGCTGGGACGGTTTGTGGCAGCCTTCATATTGGAGTACTTGGGATATACGCAGATGCTTCGCTATATGTTTTAA
- a CDS encoding F0F1 ATP synthase subunit epsilon — MSTFLLEIVTPEHVVFSEQVNSLTVRGVEGELGILPHHVPLVTPLQVAPIVAKTGGDSTTIAVHGGFVEVQKDKVIILAESAELPEEIDVDRAVAARERAERRLSAGNNQDRIDHRRAELALQRAITRINVSGNAKIKKHH, encoded by the coding sequence GTGAGCACCTTTTTATTGGAAATTGTTACGCCGGAACATGTGGTGTTCTCCGAACAGGTGAATAGCCTGACCGTCCGCGGTGTCGAGGGCGAGCTTGGTATTTTGCCGCATCACGTTCCGCTGGTAACACCGCTTCAGGTTGCTCCAATTGTGGCCAAAACCGGTGGAGATTCGACCACAATTGCGGTGCATGGCGGCTTTGTTGAAGTTCAGAAAGACAAAGTTATCATTCTCGCAGAGAGTGCCGAGCTTCCGGAGGAGATCGATGTCGATCGTGCGGTAGCTGCACGAGAGCGTGCTGAACGCAGGTTGTCTGCTGGCAACAATCAGGATCGAATTGATCACCGTCGTGCAGAATTGGCTCTGCAAAGGGCGATTACCCGGATTAATGTATCCGGCAACGCGAAGATCAAAAAGCATCATTAA
- the atpD gene encoding F0F1 ATP synthase subunit beta, with protein MNKGRVVSVMGPVVDIEFGRGQLPDIFNAIKIVKQGAQDEGSELILEASNHLGDNLVRCIAMSSTDGLVRGVEAVDLGAPISVPVGEVTLGRVFNVLGETIDNKGQVAGNRYPIHRDPPSFEELSTQSEILETGIKVIDLLAPYAKGGKIGLFGGAGVGKTVTIQELINNIAQEHGGISVFAGVGERTREGNDLYHEMTDSGVINKTAMVFGQMNEPPGARLRVALSGLTMAEYFRDQEGRDVLLFIDNIFRFTQAGSEVSALLGRMPSAVGYQPTLATEMGQLQERITSTKKGSVTSIQAIYVPADDYTDPAPATTFAHLDATTNLERKISEKGIFPAVDPLASSSRILTPEIVGEEHYNVAQGVKQLLARYKELQDIIAILGMDELSEDDKLIVSRARKIERFLSQPFHVAEQFTGIKGKYVPIAETVRSFKEILEGKHDSLPEAAFLFVGTIEEAVEKAKTL; from the coding sequence ATGAACAAAGGACGCGTTGTTAGCGTAATGGGTCCGGTTGTTGACATTGAATTTGGACGCGGACAACTTCCGGATATTTTCAACGCTATTAAAATTGTGAAACAGGGCGCACAGGATGAAGGCAGCGAATTGATCCTGGAAGCATCCAATCACTTGGGCGACAACCTCGTCCGCTGTATCGCCATGTCCTCGACGGATGGTCTTGTACGTGGTGTGGAAGCAGTAGACTTGGGCGCTCCAATTTCTGTTCCAGTAGGTGAAGTAACTCTGGGCCGCGTATTTAACGTGCTTGGAGAGACGATTGATAATAAGGGACAGGTAGCGGGGAATAGATATCCGATCCACCGCGATCCACCTTCATTTGAAGAGCTGTCGACACAATCGGAAATTCTGGAGACTGGTATTAAAGTTATCGATTTGCTTGCTCCATATGCCAAGGGTGGTAAGATCGGCCTGTTTGGCGGTGCGGGTGTTGGTAAAACCGTTACGATTCAAGAGCTTATCAACAACATCGCTCAAGAGCATGGCGGTATTTCCGTATTTGCCGGCGTAGGCGAGCGGACTCGTGAAGGTAATGACTTGTATCATGAAATGACCGATTCCGGCGTTATCAATAAAACGGCGATGGTATTCGGCCAAATGAACGAACCGCCAGGCGCGCGTCTTCGCGTAGCCTTGTCCGGACTTACGATGGCGGAATATTTCCGTGATCAAGAGGGGCGCGACGTACTTCTATTTATCGACAACATTTTCCGCTTTACTCAAGCCGGTTCTGAGGTTTCCGCCCTCCTTGGGCGTATGCCTTCTGCGGTAGGTTACCAACCTACGCTTGCAACAGAGATGGGTCAGCTTCAAGAGCGGATTACTTCGACGAAGAAAGGTTCCGTTACTTCGATTCAAGCGATTTACGTTCCTGCGGATGACTATACGGATCCGGCTCCTGCGACGACATTTGCTCACTTGGATGCCACGACAAACCTTGAGCGTAAGATTTCCGAGAAAGGGATTTTCCCTGCGGTTGATCCGCTGGCTTCCAGCTCCCGGATTTTGACGCCTGAAATCGTCGGCGAGGAGCACTATAATGTAGCACAAGGCGTTAAACAACTTTTGGCACGTTATAAGGAATTGCAGGATATCATCGCGATCCTTGGTATGGATGAGCTGTCTGAGGACGACAAGCTGATCGTATCCCGTGCACGGAAGATCGAACGCTTCTTGTCGCAGCCGTTCCACGTTGCCGAGCAGTTTACCGGAATCAAAGGTAAATACGTGCCGATTGCTGAAACGGTTCGCAGCTTCAAGGAAATCCTCGAAGGCAAGCATGATTCCCTTCCGGAAGCAGCTTTCCTCTTCGTGGGTACGATCGAAGAAGCTGTAGAAAAAGCAAAAACGTTGTAA
- the atpG gene encoding ATP synthase F1 subunit gamma, which yields MAKGIREIKRQIKSVQNTRQITKAMEMVASAKLRRAQEKAQSSRPYAEKLKEVVSSIASSTDGVTHPMLVTRPVKRTAYIVITADGGLVGGYNTNILRKVMDEINQKHQSQSEYGLFVIGRKGRDYFNRRGLPVLKDVVELSDSPNFADIKSLAYAAVQGFEEEQFDEVYICYNKFINAMSQLPTVDRLLPFDSVETNGPTAEYEYEPSPEAVLEVLLPKYAETLIFGALLEGKASELGAKMTAMGSATKNATKMINELTLTYNRARQAAITQEITEIVAGANALG from the coding sequence ATGGCAAAAGGGATTCGCGAGATAAAACGTCAAATCAAGAGTGTTCAGAACACCCGTCAGATTACGAAGGCGATGGAAATGGTCGCTTCGGCCAAGCTGAGAAGAGCGCAAGAGAAGGCCCAGTCCTCCCGTCCATACGCGGAGAAGCTGAAGGAAGTAGTGAGCAGCATCGCCTCCAGCACTGACGGAGTTACGCATCCGATGCTCGTGACTCGCCCCGTAAAACGGACGGCCTATATTGTCATTACGGCCGATGGCGGGCTTGTCGGCGGATACAATACGAATATTCTCCGAAAAGTAATGGATGAGATCAACCAGAAGCACCAATCCCAATCCGAATACGGTTTATTCGTTATCGGACGCAAAGGACGGGACTACTTCAATCGTCGGGGGCTTCCTGTACTGAAGGATGTCGTCGAATTATCTGATTCGCCGAACTTCGCCGATATTAAGTCTTTGGCCTACGCGGCTGTACAGGGCTTTGAAGAGGAGCAATTTGACGAGGTCTATATTTGCTATAACAAATTCATAAATGCGATGAGCCAGCTGCCGACGGTAGATCGTTTGCTTCCATTCGACAGTGTCGAAACGAACGGACCGACAGCAGAATACGAGTATGAGCCTTCTCCTGAAGCTGTGCTTGAAGTTCTGCTTCCGAAGTATGCCGAAACACTGATTTTCGGTGCCCTTCTGGAAGGAAAGGCAAGTGAGCTTGGAGCGAAAATGACGGCAATGGGCAGCGCGACGAAGAACGCAACGAAAATGATCAACGAGCTGACCCTGACGTATAACCGTGCTCGTCAAGCGGCTATTACCCAGGAAATTACGGAAATTGTGGCGGGTGCCAACGCCCTAGGCTAG